From a region of the Impatiens glandulifera chromosome 4, dImpGla2.1, whole genome shotgun sequence genome:
- the LOC124934141 gene encoding histone-lysine N-methyltransferase ASHR2, translated as MGFQAAVNITEIAGRGRSLVTSQPLRAGQIVLKDSPLILYSASPFIKSSSPEEKPSKGCYCSHCFKATIFRQSENQSFVPCPSCSNSTDWVLFCSPNCQSSASVTSHTPWVCQALSRLRDGFSSSNLQQQLECQVQARFLVAAYNLAVISPANFMILLSLQGSSSSSLKLDDSTVFLHSLISNICPPIIPSSAGFSFSPELTAALLSKDKLNAFGLMEPFAEKKERSVRAYGIYPNASFFNHDCLPNACRFDYLDADGGEMNNTDIIVRVIHDLPQGREICLSYFPVNLCYSDRQKRLKEDYGFTCCCDRCKVEANWKEEVEVEEEDEEDMDEDADEMMDEGENDFPHQYFFLRYMCGRKNCGGTLAPVAPSSSEPSTLMECNVCGKLKSEEEDDDDDDDDGEEGSMDDGDDAFDT; from the coding sequence ATGGGATTTCAAGCAGCCGTAAATATTACCGAAATCGCAGGAAGAGGTAGATCACTGGTTACCTCTCAGCCGTTAAGGGCCGGCCAAATCGTCCTCAAAGATTCACCTCTCATTCTCTACTCCGCATCTCCATTCATTAAATCCTCCTCCCCTGAAGAAAAACCCAGCAAAGGTTGCTACTGTTCTCATTGCTTCAAAGCTACAATTTTCCGGCAATCGGAGAATCAATCATTCGTTCCTTGCCCTTCATGCTCGAATTCCACTGATTGGGTACTTTTCTGTAGCCCTAATTGCCAATCATCAGCCTCTGTTACTTCCCACACTCCTTGGGTCTGTCAAGCTTTAAGCCGCCTTAGAGATGGGTTTTCTTCATCAAATCTTCAGCAACAGCTAGAATGTCAAGTTCAGGCGCGGTTTCTCGTCGCCGCGTATAATCTCGCCGTTATTTCTCCGGCGAATTTCATGATTCTTCTTTCACTTCagggttcttcttcttcctctcttaAACTGGATGATTCAACTGTTTTTCTTCATTCCCTCATATCCAACATCTGCCCTCCCATAATCCCCAGCTCTGCTGGATTCTCCTTCTCACCTGAGTTAACGGCTGCGTTGCTCTCTAAGGACAAGCTTAATGCATTCGGGTTGATGGAACCGTTTgcagagaagaaagagagatcCGTCCGGGCTTATGGTATATACCCTAATGCATCGTTCTTTAATCATGATTGTCTCCCAAATGCCTGTAGGTTTGATTATTTGGATGCTGATGGAGgcgagatgaataatacagatATCATAGTTAGAGTTATACATGATCTTCCTCAAGGAAGGGAGATCTGCTTGAGCTATTTCCCTGTCAATCTTTGTTATTCCGATAGGCAAAAGAGGTTAAAAGAGGATTATGGGTTCACATGCTGCTGTGATAGGTGTAAGGTGGAGGCAAATTGGAAGGAGGAAGTGGAGGTGGAggaggaagatgaagaggacATGGATGAAGATGCGGATGAAATGATGGATGAAGGTGAAAATGATTTCCCACATCAATATTTCTTCTTGCGATACATGTGTGGCAGAAAGAATTGCGGGGGTACATTGGCTCCTGTGGCTCCATCAAGCTCGGAGCCTTCGACATTGATGGAATGCAATGTCTGTGGCAAATTGAAGagcgaagaagaagatgatgatgatgatgatgatgatggagaAGAAGGGTCTATGGATGATGGTGATGATGCATTTGACACTTGA